A region of Crenobacter cavernae DNA encodes the following proteins:
- a CDS encoding beta-ketoacyl-ACP synthase III produces MTYSRILGTGSYLPDHILTNATLAERVETSDDWIVSRTGIRQRHIADDAEKTSDLAVRAAEAALANAGLDKSAVDMIIVATTTPDMVFPSTACIVQEKLGIPGCAAFDVQAVCAGFVYALATANGHIKSGLAKTVLVIGAETLTRIVDWEDRRTCVLFGDGAGAVVLGASDEAGVLHAKLAADGRHQHILNTPAQIVGGKIEGIPYLHMDGPAVFKFAVKALADIAEKTLAEAGVDKSEVDWLVPHQANLRIIESTAKHLGLPMERVVVTLPEQGNTSAASIPLALDAAVQDGRIQRGQTVLLEGIGGGMTWGAVLLRF; encoded by the coding sequence ATGACCTATTCCCGCATTCTGGGTACCGGCAGCTACCTGCCGGACCACATCCTCACCAACGCCACGTTGGCCGAGCGCGTCGAGACCAGCGACGACTGGATCGTCAGCCGCACTGGCATCCGCCAGCGCCACATCGCCGACGATGCCGAGAAGACCAGCGACCTCGCGGTACGCGCCGCCGAAGCCGCGTTGGCCAATGCTGGGCTCGACAAGAGCGCAGTCGACATGATCATCGTCGCAACGACGACGCCGGACATGGTGTTCCCGAGCACCGCCTGCATCGTGCAGGAAAAGCTCGGCATCCCCGGCTGCGCCGCGTTCGACGTGCAGGCGGTGTGCGCCGGCTTCGTCTACGCGCTGGCGACCGCCAACGGCCACATCAAGAGCGGTCTGGCCAAGACCGTGCTCGTGATCGGCGCCGAAACGCTGACCCGCATCGTCGACTGGGAAGACCGTCGCACCTGCGTGCTGTTCGGCGACGGCGCCGGCGCGGTGGTGCTCGGCGCGTCCGATGAGGCAGGCGTGTTGCACGCCAAGCTCGCCGCCGACGGCCGCCACCAGCACATCCTGAACACGCCGGCGCAGATCGTCGGCGGCAAGATCGAAGGCATCCCGTACCTGCACATGGACGGCCCGGCGGTGTTCAAGTTCGCCGTCAAGGCGCTGGCCGACATCGCCGAGAAGACGTTGGCCGAGGCCGGCGTCGACAAGAGCGAGGTCGACTGGCTGGTGCCGCACCAGGCCAACCTGCGCATCATTGAGTCGACCGCCAAGCACCTCGGCCTGCCGATGGAGCGCGTCGTGGTGACCCTCCCCGAGCAGGGCAACACCTCGGCCGCGTCGATCCCGCTCGCGCTCGACGCCGCGGTGCAGGACGGTCGCATCCAGCGCGGCCAGACCGTACTGCTCGAAGGCATCGGCGGCGGCATGACCTGGGGCGCGGTGCTCTTGCGCTTCTGA
- the fabD gene encoding ACP S-malonyltransferase: MAFAFLFPGQGSQSLKMMDGFADLPVVKATFDEASAALGEDLWAMLQAGAPDAINATVNTQPLMLAAGVATYRAWLEAGGAQPSAVAGHSLGEYSALVAAGSLAFADAVKLVRLRAEAMQSAVPAGQGAMAAILNLSDDDIRAACAEASQGEVVEPVNFNSPGQVVIAGAKGAVERAMEICKAKGAKRALPLPVSVPSHCALMKPAADKLAEALAKIEIKAPNMTVLHNADVVGYGDPAAIRDALVRQLYSPVRWTETIQSLAAAGITQMAECGPGKVLAGLAKRIDGDVKCVALTDAAALDAARAELVA; this comes from the coding sequence ATGGCTTTTGCATTCCTCTTTCCCGGCCAGGGCTCGCAGAGCCTGAAGATGATGGACGGCTTCGCCGACCTGCCCGTCGTCAAGGCCACGTTCGACGAAGCGTCCGCCGCGCTCGGCGAAGACCTGTGGGCGATGCTGCAGGCCGGGGCGCCGGACGCGATCAACGCGACCGTCAACACCCAGCCCTTGATGCTGGCCGCCGGCGTCGCGACGTACCGCGCCTGGCTCGAAGCCGGCGGCGCGCAGCCGTCCGCGGTGGCCGGCCATAGTCTCGGCGAATACAGCGCACTGGTCGCCGCCGGCAGCCTCGCGTTCGCCGACGCGGTGAAGCTCGTTCGCCTGCGCGCCGAAGCGATGCAGTCGGCGGTGCCGGCAGGCCAAGGCGCGATGGCCGCCATCCTCAACCTGTCTGACGACGACATCCGCGCCGCGTGCGCGGAAGCGTCGCAGGGCGAGGTGGTCGAGCCGGTCAACTTCAACTCGCCGGGCCAGGTGGTGATCGCCGGCGCCAAGGGCGCGGTCGAACGCGCGATGGAAATCTGCAAGGCGAAGGGCGCCAAGCGCGCGCTGCCCTTGCCGGTATCGGTGCCGTCGCACTGCGCGCTGATGAAGCCGGCGGCCGACAAGTTGGCCGAGGCGCTGGCCAAGATCGAGATCAAGGCACCGAATATGACGGTGCTGCACAACGCCGACGTCGTCGGCTATGGCGATCCGGCCGCGATCCGCGACGCGCTGGTGCGCCAGCTGTACAGCCCGGTGCGCTGGACCGAAACCATTCAGAGCCTCGCGGCGGCCGGCATCACGCAGATGGCCGAATGCGGTCCCGGCAAGGTGCTGGCCGGCCTCGCCAAACGCATCGACGGCGACGTCAAGTGCGTCGCGCTGACCGACGCGGCCGCGCTCGACGCGGCGCGCGCCGAACTGGTCGCCTGA
- the fabG gene encoding 3-oxoacyl-ACP reductase FabG — translation MSLQGKVALVTGASRGIGAAIAEALAADGAIVIGTATSEAGAAAINERLAARGGAGRVLDVGQGGAIEALIDGIEKEFGAIAVLVNNAGITRDTLLMRMKDEDWDAIMDTNLKSVFKASKAVLRGMMKARSGRIVNIASVVGVSGNPGQCNYAAAKAAIIGFSKSMAREVGSRNITVNCVAPGFIDTDMTRALPEAQREALIGQIALGRLGDAKDIADAVVFLASDRAAYITGQTLHVNGGMLMP, via the coding sequence ATGAGTCTGCAAGGAAAAGTGGCGCTGGTGACCGGCGCCAGCCGCGGCATCGGCGCCGCGATCGCCGAGGCCCTCGCGGCCGACGGTGCGATCGTGATCGGCACCGCGACCAGCGAGGCCGGCGCGGCCGCGATCAACGAACGCCTGGCTGCCCGCGGCGGCGCCGGCCGCGTGCTCGACGTCGGCCAGGGCGGCGCGATCGAGGCGCTGATCGACGGCATCGAGAAGGAATTCGGCGCGATCGCCGTGCTGGTGAACAACGCCGGCATCACGCGCGACACGCTGTTGATGCGCATGAAGGACGAGGACTGGGACGCGATCATGGACACCAACTTGAAGTCGGTGTTCAAGGCGTCCAAGGCGGTGCTGCGCGGCATGATGAAGGCGCGTTCGGGGCGCATCGTGAACATCGCGTCGGTGGTCGGCGTGTCCGGCAACCCGGGGCAGTGCAACTACGCCGCCGCCAAGGCCGCCATCATCGGCTTCTCGAAGTCGATGGCGCGCGAGGTCGGCAGCCGCAACATCACCGTCAACTGCGTCGCGCCGGGCTTCATCGACACCGACATGACGCGTGCACTGCCGGAAGCGCAGCGCGAGGCGCTGATCGGCCAGATCGCCTTGGGTCGCCTCGGCGACGCGAAGGACATCGCCGACGCGGTGGTCTTCCTCGCCTCCGACCGCGCGGCCTACATCACCGGCCAGACGCTGCACGTGAACGGCGGAATGCTGATGCCGTAA
- the acpP gene encoding acyl carrier protein, with the protein MENIEQRVKKIVAEQLGVNEAEVKIESSFVDDLGADSLDTVELVMALEEEFECEIPDEEAEKITTVQQAIDFVTANLNK; encoded by the coding sequence ATGGAAAACATCGAACAGCGTGTCAAGAAAATCGTTGCCGAGCAGCTCGGTGTGAACGAAGCCGAAGTGAAGATCGAATCGTCGTTCGTCGACGACCTCGGCGCAGACTCTCTTGACACCGTCGAGCTGGTGATGGCGCTCGAAGAAGAATTCGAGTGCGAGATTCCGGACGAAGAGGCCGAGAAGATCACCACCGTTCAGCAGGCGATCGACTTCGTCACCGCCAACCTGAACAAGTAA